A window of Rhododendron vialii isolate Sample 1 chromosome 11a, ASM3025357v1 genomic DNA:
TATATAAACtataaaaaatactccataaCTTAACGCTCTCTAAAAACGCCCCCTTAATGCGACTATAAGAACTCCAAAACAATAGGATCTCAAAACAACACGAGGCAAGCTAGAGACCAGATACCCAtcaattaaatttatttactaGTACTTGTTAGCTTCTTCAAGAGTTGGGAGTTATTTTCTTGTCAGAAAAATCTAACCTATCCTAACTTCACAATCCAACCAATTATTAATTAAACCAAGtacaattttgttcatcttccttaaaagagggtgaacgtTACTCTCTTTCCTAATAGTTGAAATGATGTAGATCccaccacaaaatgatgtcGTACTTATCGAAATTTGTGGTAGAACTCACACTATCTCAACAAACAGGAAGAAGGGTAAcgttcattttcttttaaaaagagtgaacaaaattgaaTTCATTTATCACAATGGATCTCACATTCGTTTTCATCATGAGATTTGATCACACAATTTCACATACAACAGCACTTACACGATCGTTGCGCCAAACTTCCGTGGTCTCTTCTTCGAGAATTCAATCTTGGCATTTATCTAGATTTTATTCACATGCCCACGGAATTGTGGTAATTATTGTATTGCATGGACGATGAGATTAATTCcctagaattagtcgaggtcCGTATAAATTAGCCTGAACACCtggttatccaaaaaaaaaaaaaaattgtattgtaGACTGTTGTAAATTTCAAAACAACCCCTCCCCGAaaaacacaaccaccaccaccaccaccttcttAGGTGGCGTTCTGCtaaaggatttttgaaatttttttcttttttcgtttttgttcttatttaaatttttttcgcgtttgttaattttgcgataaacttttatggattattaattcgtctcgacataaagaatgagaaaaacaaaaaaaaaattatgatttttactcaaatatttttgaaaatatacaaGATAAAGCTTAAAAATCCCAAAAAGCCGGTTtcatcttggatatttcaaaaaaaaaaaaaagggtaatcTTTTTACTTCGACGATTCGTCTTGACACAAAGGTTaggctcaaaactaacaaacgcaaaaaaaaaaaaaaacaaaaaacttgaataaggacaaaatctcaaaaaaatctAAGCGGAATGCTTCGTTAGTAGAGCATCTTCTCTTACAGTAGCATCTTTCCAGAAACACCAACGAGAGGGCGGCTTGACCGATTATTGATATGGATATCTAAACAAAACTTACACAAGtgtcttcttctcttcttcaacgaaggaggaagaaaaaaacagagctAAGTGGTTGGGCTAATTAAAGTGGATGAATGACAACGTACAGTTTTATTTAAGGGTATGACTAATCTCATAATCCTAATTAATAAACGTCCTGTCCTACTCCAGTACCCAATATTTAAACTGTATTATTATTAACCACTAAAAAAAACTCCAACATTGACTTGAACATAGGAAATACCATAAAATGGGGAATATTGGAGTAGTACTGTACCATTCaatatcctttcttttctttttttaaatcttttgaaCAGAGAGTCAACTAAAGTCTTGAGGAACTGTACCACGCTACCGAGCTAGTGGAGATTTTCATATGGCCTTTTTGTTGGCTTGAAGGGGCAAAATTACGTAATAGTGACTTCGTCTCAAGTTGTTTGTCCAGTTTAACTACTATCTCGGTCCCATTTTCTCAGAGCCGCCTTATAGTCAAGGCGAGGGAAGCGGACGCTTTTGAcctccgaaaaaaattaaaaacgagggcccccaaatttttaggatttatatatatatatatatatatatatatatatatatatatatatatatatatatatatataaatataaataggcccaattgaaattaCACTAGCCTCTTTTAcccaaaataggcccaattgaaatttaagagccacaaaataggcccaaattgTAGACTATACCGGTTACACTTGCATTGGGGGAAAaaagcttttcaaagttgaaattgatcaaaaattatcttcaGTCAACCATGtctcaagaaagattaaatggattggctatgTTGTCTATCGAGAAGGAATTGGAGAAAAAGCTTGACTATGGAGACTTAATCAGTgcgtttgcagcaaaaagtgcgagaaaaataattttcaaatgatggattttgaggtatggtaaatcttttttttttttttttttttatgactctttgtagaccacttttatatgaaaaatatagggtggCCTCATTCAAGAAGTTCGCTTCtggcctccaaaacttatgagccggccctgcattttctttgtccttttttgatatttgtgtcagttttcaatcgcttatatctttcaatatgaatctccaaaaatatgtaatatggatcttgtttcaTAGTTCTCAATTaggtctataatacaaagttttcaaaactatgaaaaatattgtagattgagagatataagcgttTAAAAATCAACATGAATAACGAAAATGTATAACAAAAATGGGACGGGGGAGTATTTCagacttttcaaaaatttatgtatattttttaaaaaatttagtacTTCCTCCGTTTCGATTTGTTTGTCTCCTTTTAGCGTCTGACcactaaaaaaattgtctataatttttaattcgtaatatttttttatgcaatatagatcttatttattatatttcaattagttttattatataaaatcttcaaaatcgTAAAAACCATTATAAAATGTGAGATTtaagtatattttttaaaaacacgaATTTCGACAATTGAACAGACAGATTGGGACAGAGAAAGTAGTAATTTTTATGTGGAATATAAATCTTGTTGGATAGATCTCACAGTTTTATTAGACAGAATTTTTTAACGTGCATGAAACACTATAACTTACATATAGATGAGGTAAGCAACGCGTATGTTGAACTTGAACAAACAAACCGTGGTAGAGGGAGTATAGACTAGCACGCATGACTTGAAGTTATGTAAAGCATTAACTGTTTGTAACATCGTCACACGACTCACACCCATTCTGATAAAGCTGTGCTTGACTCAAGCCCAGGCCAGTTCAACTCGAGTACGGCTCGTCAAACTTGAAACCCTCGGGGCAAGTCCATCGAGTAAGAAAAGTCAATCAAATGGCTAGCTTCATAACATCTCATCTCCAATCAATTGACAGCATATTGTACAACAGCAAAAACGATAGCGTTCTCATTCATCAGCCACATAATCtagagaaaatcttctttacggaGGTACAGTCAGTGGTGGACTCAAGATTTGCACCAAGTGGGGCCACATGTATAACAGTAACAACCttagcaaaaattaaaaattgtgtAAAACAGAATGTAAATATACATGATTGAGtaaaaaacaactaaacaaaTTAAGGACTAAATTTTTCGAACAATCAAAAGATATATCCCGAACTCTAacgaaaaaatgaataaaaagtcCTAATTTATCTAGATCTAATTTAACTGTTCAGATGCAAAGTATTTTGGATGTAGTTTCTCAAGTTTAAATCTTCAATTTGAAGTTGCAATATTCAATCTAAAGCAAAAAGCCCAATCAAAAGCccttggagagagagtgaatCTAAAGCAAAAAGCCCAATCAAAAGCccttggagagagagtgagagagagtagCTGGTGGGAGATGTATGGGGGTACGCGGATATAGTGTGTCAACAAAACCTCTAGGAAGAAGTCAAAGATGGATACCAATGTAATAGAAGGTGCCAAACTTGTTTTACAATGCATGAAAGCATAAAaccaaagaaggaaaaaaacttgtagctgtgggggcacgtgaccccacgtgcctTTGAATGAGTCCGCTTCTGTAATTATAGCACTCAAtcgtgaccgtccaaaagtgttttggacagtcaagatgttaatgaaacttttccggagaagagttaattgtgacctgtcataattgaaaacgaatttCAGCCATTGATTGCGCGAATAGATGGCTGAGATTGTGTCGCTCCGTGAATAGGTTATTCACAGAGCCTCCGTGAATAAGACAATCTCAAGATCTGCAACCAGTTACTCCAACACCCAGCCAATTCAACAGAGCAAAATATTCACACCTATTTTCATGCTCTAAAAGAGTCGTTTGGTGTTTGGGCTCGATACTTGAACTAAAACTTAAAAGGAACTAACCAAAAAGATAACACGAAATCTCATCAACAAAATGATTTCTTCCTGTGATTCCCAGCAAAGGATTTTCTCAGCAAAAGGAGCCGTAGAGGAAGGTTCCGGAAACTTGAAAGAGAACAGGACCACTTCTAGCTTGAGGATAATCAGATTTGTGATTGAGTTACAACAGATTACAAAAACTACAAGTCCAACAAAATAGTATCCTGTGGTTGAGGTGCGCGCATGTTGGTACGGACACCCGGTtgtaaacaaatgaaaaaatctTGTGGTCTCCTTAGCTCATACCAGCCTTAAAACACGTCGGATCCGAATAGGccatatcaatgatatcatcCCAGATTCCCAGAGCAGAAATGTGTTGCATTGTCCATCATGGCCATGACCTTAGACAACTATGTGGCAAGCCCAAGACACTACCACATTCGGCAAATGAGTTGAGATGCCAACAATAAATGAAGTTCCATGCAACTACGTACCACGATGCCAAACTATTCTTATTCACCTCATCATGCAAGGCAGACGTTAGGATCTTCTTCATCAGAGTCAAACTCAACCTGCAAGTAAATGATACCCTTGAAAACAATTAAAGCTAAATTGAGTGATTTCAAACCAATAGTGCAATTAACACCAAAGCCAAATAGCTTCAAACAGCAAGAAAGCTAATCTCCATTTGACTGAATTTAGTCAATTTACTCAAACATGCCAGGCAAGTATAGTCCACGACTAACAATTAGCTGAAAATCAACTCACATTTTCATCTTTAAACCATTTGCCATGGCCATCTCGCTTCCAGCCGGCTTCTGTGAACTTTAGTTCCCTCTCTTGACGCTGTTGCAAATCTGCTTGCAACTGTGTGACAAAATTATCAGCTGCTTCTATTGTAAGAAAAGGGCCCTCACTATTAGAATGAAGAGGCCCATGTGTGGATTGGCCCTTACTAGATTTGACATCATTGAGACCCTTTGCTTCACTTCGCTCAGGAGTTCTATTGGAAAGTATCTCAGAAGCTGCTTTCCATGTTTCTTCAATCAAAGGTTTTCTTACTGACCTATGGGCAAATCTTGTAGATGTACCGCTACCAATGGTGCTGGCAGAGCAGTCTGACAAGGCTATTCTCTTGTTTATCTCATCTTGAATAGCTAGTTCCTTTTCCTTAAGCTTGGACTTGGTCGCACAATGGCGAGATCCCTTGATATGCATCTGGAAAATAAAAGCGCTAAGGGAACCAATTTTAGGTGACGAAACCTTCCAATAACAAAGCCTCAGCTAATTGAACATACCTGATAACAGAGGGATGAGCAATTGGCAACATCATAAATGAAAATGTTCTATACTTAGTGAGGGTCCAAACCACATGTTTCTAAAATTGATAACTGATAAGTgccgaaatattgatattttggctCTCAAAATTACACTTGTTagttatttatatttgttatctgatatttattttgcttttattttatttataggtTGATTGAGCTCATTGCCCAAaatattggataaaaagaagagttcaatgaagtttggggttaaagtGTAGAATGCTTCAAAGTTGGATTGTTAATTTATTAAAGCATGAAGTCCAGGGGGCTGAATGTAATTAATGCTTGAAATCCTATATAAACAATGGAAACCTACTAACATCAGGGTCAGCGACTTGTAGAGCTATTGGACGTGGAAATTGGTTTCGGTAGTGGCAGCGGCGGAAAAAGAACGAAGGCAGAAGGAAATTGTTCTTTGGAACATGGAGATTAATTCAACATCATCCGATGGCCAGCTAAATCCTTCTTCTGGGGTGCAGATGAAGCTCGAATTCTGAGTAAcctttttatgttttgatttagattttattattcgaatcacgGTTGTATGACTTTCAAGGATTTATTTATGATATTACTTCTTTCCAGCAAATATTGTGCATGAAATCCTAGATTTTATGCACGTTCGTACAAcggttttaattg
This region includes:
- the LOC131308421 gene encoding uncharacterized protein LOC131308421; its protein translation is MSVYGGDSWAREAQYRKRRVDDLAVEGIESSSYRKLSSGKYACLICPHNPVLDTPLMLSMHIKGSRHCATKSKLKEKELAIQDEINKRIALSDCSASTIGSGTSTRFAHRSVRKPLIEETWKAASEILSNRTPERSEAKGLNDVKSSKGQSTHGPLHSNSEGPFLTIEAADNFVTQLQADLQQRQERELKFTEAGWKRDGHGKWFKDENVEFDSDEEDPNVCLA